A genomic stretch from Aquila chrysaetos chrysaetos chromosome 1, bAquChr1.4, whole genome shotgun sequence includes:
- the LOC115344046 gene encoding C-X-C motif chemokine 6-like yields MRAPAGMGTGPPVLPWRRLLLLLMRYPRLSAPSLPWSSPCAGIARVLRRKGPEETGIPPGRLAQGFSRSQGKRATVFLSILEVNGNLNCRCVKTTSDYISPKRYESIEIRPVGSTCRRMEIIIKLKTPGKVCVNPDAPWVKKLLKRIASTKKK; encoded by the exons ATGCGAGCGCcggctgggatggggacaggaccCCCCGTGCTCCCgtggcggcggctgctgctgctgcttatg AGATACCCACGGCTGTCAGCTCCCAGCCTGCCGTGGTCCTCGCCGTGCGCGGGCATCGCCCGCGTCCTGCGCCGAAAGGGACCGGAGGAGACGGGGATTCCTCCTGGCCGTTTAGCCCAGGGTTTTTCTCGTAGCCAAGGAAAGAGAGCGACCGTCTTCCTCT ccATCCTGGAGGTGAACGGAAACCTCAACTGTAGGTGCGTAAAGACAACTTCGGACTACATCAGTCCAAAGCGATACGAAAGCATTGAGATAAGACCTGTGGGAAGCACCTGCAGACGCATGGAAATCAT aattaaattaaaaaccccaGGGAAAGTGTGCGTGAATCCTGACGCCCCTTGGGTAAAGAAACTGCTGAAGCGTATCGCTAGCAC gaagaaaaaataa
- the LOC115342805 gene encoding alveolar macrophage chemotactic factor-like produces MALWAALLLGVLLATHRPGDAALLEANGNLSCRCAKTTRAFISPRKYSSIEVWPVGSSCRRLEVVIRLKSQERVCVDPDTPWVKKLLQDLPNLRKKEPPHRGSCHRRDGQMCGA; encoded by the exons ATGGCTTTGtgggcagccctgctcctgggggTGCTGCTGGCGACCCACCGCCCCGGGGATGCAG CTCTTCTGGAAGCCAACGGCAACCTGAGCTGCCGCTGTGCCAAGACTACCAGGGCCTTCATCTCCCCGCGGAAATACAGCAGCATCGAGGTCTGGCCGGTGGGGAGCAGCTGCCGGCGCCTCGAGGTGGT GATAAGGCTAAAAAGCCAGGAGAGGGTCTGCGTGGATCCTGACACCCCTTGGGTGAAGAAACTCCTGCAGGACCTCCCCAACCT gaggaagaaagagccCCCGCACAGAGGAAGCTGCCACCGACGGGACGGCCAGATGTGCGGGGCCTGA
- the CNOT6L gene encoding CCR4-NOT transcription complex subunit 6-like has product MPKEKYDPPDPRRIYTIMSAEEVANGKKSHWAELEISGRVRSLSTSLWSLTHLTALHLNDNNLTRIPPDIAKLHNLVYLDLSSNKLRSLPAELGNMVSLRELLLNNNLLRVLPYELGRLFQLQTLGLKGNPLSQDILSLYQDPDGTRKLLNYMLDNLAVHPEQLPPRPWITLKERDQILPSASFTVMCYNVLCDKYATRQLYGYCPSWALNWEYRKKGIMEEIVNCDADIISLQEVETEQYFTLFLPALKERGYDGFFSPKSRAKIMSEQEKKHVDGCAIFFKTEKFTLVQKHTVEFNQVAMANSEGSEAMLNRVMTKDNIGVAVVLEVHKELFGASMKSLHVDKQLLIVANAHMHWDPEYSDVKLIQTMMFVSELKNILEKASSRPGSPTADPNSIPLVLCADLNSLPDSGVVEYLSNGIVADNHKDFKELRYNECLMNFSGNGKNGASEGRITHGFQLKSAYENNLMPYTNYTFDFKGVIDYIFYSNTHMNVLGVLGPLDPQWLVDNNITGCPHPHIPSDHFSLLTQLELHPPLLPLVNGVHLPNRR; this is encoded by the exons atgccaaaggaaaaatatgatcCTCCAGATCCTCGCAGAATTTACACCATCATGTCAGCAGAAGAGGTAGCCAACGGGAAGAAGTCACACTGGGCTGAATTAGAGATCTCGG gtaGAGTGCGGAGCTTAAGTACGTCACTTTGGTCGCTGACGCACTTGACTGCTCTGCACCTCAATGACAATAATCTTACTCGCATTCCACCTGATATTGCCAAGCTTCATAATCTGGTTTACCTGGATCTGTCATCCAACAAACTCAGAAGTTTACCAGCAGAACTAGGAAACATGGTGTCTCTCAG ggaattgcttttaaataacaatCTGTTACGGGTTTTGCCTTATGAACTTGGACGGCTCTTCCAGCTACAAACCCTAGGTTTGAAAG GCAATCCTTTATCACAAGATATTCTCAGCCTCTACCAGGATCCGGACGGAACTCGAAAGCTACTGAACTACATGCTTGACAATCTAGCAG ttcatcCAGAGCAGCTGCCTCCAAGGCCATGGATTACTTTAAAAGAACGAGACCAAATTCTGCCCTCAG cttCATTCACAGTTATGTGTTACAATGTGTTGTGTGATAAATATGCCACCCGGCAGCTCTATGGCTACTGCCCATCTTGGGCACTCAATTGGGAGTATAGAAAAAAGGGAATCATGGAAGAAATTGTCAACTGTGATGCAGATATCATTAGTCTTCAG GAAGTGGAAACAGAGCAATACTTCACCCTTTTTCTGCCAGCCTTGAAAGAACGAGGATACGATGGATTCTTTTCTCCCAAGTCACGTGCCAAAATCATGTCTGAGCAGGAGAAGAAGCATGTGGATGGCTGTGCAATattcttcaaaactgaaaa ATTTACACTGGTGCAGAAGCATACAGTGGAGTTCAACCAGGTGGCGATGGCTAACTCTGAAGGTTCAGAAGCTATGTTAAACAGAGTGATGACGAAGGACAACATCGGAGTTGCCGTGGTGTTAGAGGTGCACAAAGAATTATTTGGAGCAA GTATGAAATCGCTTCATGTGGACAAACAGCTGCTTATTGTGGCCAATGCCCACATGCACTGGGACCCTGAATACTCGGATGTGAAACTCATTCAGACTATGATGTTTGtctcagaactgaaaaatatccTCGAGAAAGCCTCAAGCAGGCCAGGTAGCCCAACAGCAGATCCTAACTCTATCCCTCTGGTGCTGTGTGCGGATCTCAACTCACTGCCTGATTCAG GTGTAGTGGAATACTTAAGCAATGGCATAGTAGCTGACAACCACAAGGACTTCAAGGAGTTGCGTTATAACGAGTGTCTCATGAACTTCAGTGGCAATGGAAAAAACGGGGCTTCTGAAGGAAGAATTACGCATGGCTTCCAACTCAAGAGCGCCTATGAAAACAACTTGATGCCTTACACCAATTACACTTTTGATTTCAAA GGTGTGATTGACTACATTTTCTATTCCAACACTCACATGAACGTGCTTGGTGTCCTGGGGCCTTTGGACCCTCAGTGGCTGGTTGACAACAACATCACTGGGTGTCCACACCCTCACATCCCTTCAGACCACTTCTCACTGTTAACACAACTAGAACTCCATCCTCCGCTCCTGCCTCTTGTCAACGGTGTGCACTTGCCTAACAGGAGGTAG
- the LOC115345866 gene encoding C-X-C motif chemokine 2-like: MRLLAAALALALLLSNLVPGDGLSLESLLTNMRCKCIKSTAQVINLGLILAIDVTPPGIHCRRKEIVLTLKKNKKVCVAPEAPWIQLLIHKLTQRNFTKKEGAARPRRAAERWCRPPRRPPAPSLPLSPYHNK, from the exons ATGCGGCTGCTGGCGGCGGCGctggccctggccctgctccTCAGCAACTTGGTGCCGGGGGACG GTCTGTCGCTGGAGAGCCTGCTGACCAACATGAGGTGCAAGTGCATCAAATCGACCGCCCAGGTCATCAACTTGGGGCTGATCCTTGCCATCGACGTTACGCCGCCGGGTATTcactgcaggaggaaggagatCGT CCTCaccctgaagaaaaacaagaaggtGTGCGTGGCTCCCGAAGCACCCTGGATCCAGCTGCTCATCCACAAGCTGACCCAGAG GAACTTCACCAAAAAAGAaggggcggcgcggccgcggcgggcAGCAGAGCGATGGTGCCGGCCCCCTCGCAGACCCCCCGCTCCATCTCTCCCTCTGTCCCCGTACCACAATAAATAA